From a single Diachasmimorpha longicaudata isolate KC_UGA_2023 chromosome 13, iyDiaLong2, whole genome shotgun sequence genomic region:
- the LOC135168537 gene encoding solute carrier family 2, facilitated glucose transporter member 1-like isoform X2, giving the protein MEISKSKEEVQEQPSTPTALAPSTKTSAQKDVGLNGRLLFAIAAAALGSSFQHGYNTGVVNPPQSLIERWIGNVKGNRTGENVTKEQVTAIWSIAVAIFCVGGMIGGSLVGTIADRFGRKGGLLMINILVVITVFLEGFSKMAASYEMLILGRFIIGINSGLNAGLAPMYLAEISPMHLRGAVGTVYQLVITISILVAQILGMNQLLGTEQHWPLLLSLTIVPAIFQCLTLPLCPESPKYLLLCKGKDVDAQRSLTWLRSTNDVYEEMEEMRAEYESIKILPTVGLRDLFVNSTLRIPLVISIMVMLAQQLSGINAVMFFSTKIFKMASLDDSAAQSATMGVGAMNVIMTLVSLVLVEKCGRKTLLLFGFGGMVIDTALLTISITYANVSTAAAYLSIIFVILFVVLFATGPGSIPWFLVSELFSQSARPAATSVAIAINWSANFIVSIAFLPLQEAMGPKVFIIFVVIQLVFTLFIWRKVPETKNKTSEEISSMFRQRSYQ; this is encoded by the exons ATGGAGATATCTAAG TCCAAAGAGGAAGTTCAGGAACAGCCGTCAACACCGACGGCATTGGCACCGTCCACTAAG ACTAGCGCTCAGAAGGATGTC GGTCTTAATGGACGATTGCTGTTCGCCATTGCAGCTGCCGCGCTGGGATCGTCCTTTCAGCACGGTTACAACACTGGGGTTGTAAATCCACCTCAATCG TTGATCGAAAGGTGGATAGGGAATGTGAAGGGCAATCGAACAGGCGAGAACGTCACCAAGGAGCAAGTAACTGCAATATGGTCCATAGCAGTGGCAATCTTCTGCGTGGGTGGCATGATCGGTGGTTCCCTGGTTGGCACGATTGCCGACAGATTTGGGAGAAAAGGTGGTCTCCTCATGATCAACATCCTCGTCGTGATCACAGTATTCCTAGAAGGTTTCTCGAAGATGGCTGCAAGCTACGAGATGTTGATCCTCGGTCGTTTCATCATCGGCATAAATTCCGGCCTCAACGCCGGTCTAGCCCCGATGTACCTAGCTGAGATATCCCCGATGCACCTTCGAGGAGCTGTTGGTACAGTCTATCAACTGGTCATCACGATATCCATTCTGGTTGCTCAGATTCTCGGTATGAATCAGCTACTTGGTACTGAGCAGCACTGGCCACTTCTCCTGTCCCTCACCATCGTCCCAGCTATCTTCCAATGTCTTACTCTTCCCCTCTGCCCGGAGAGCCCGAAGTACCTTTTGCTGTGCAAAGGTAAGGACGTGGATGCACAACGATCGCTGACTTGGTTGCGTTCAACCAACGACGTTTATGAGGAGATGGAGGAGATGAGGGCTGAGTACGAGTCCATAAAGATTCTGCCAACTGTTGGCTTGAGGGATCTCTTCGTTAATTCTACTCTGAGAATTCCACTGGTCATCTCTATCATGGTTATGCTGGCACAGCAGTTGTCCGGCATCAACGCTGTCATGTTCTTCTCAACGAAGATCTTCAAGATGGCTAGCTTGGACGACTCAGCTGCCCAGTCAGCTACTATGGGTGTGGGAGCTATGAATGTCATCATGACCCTAGTGTCTTTGGTTCTGGTGGAGAAGTGTGGAAGAAAAACACTCCTACTGTTTGGATTCGGTGGAATGGTTATCGATACTGCTTTGCTGACTATTTCCATCACTTACGCA AATGTCTCGACTGCCGCTGCTTATTTGTCCATCATCTTCGTCATCCTCTTTGTCGTTCTATTTGCAACGGGTCCTGGCAGCATTCCCTGGTTCTTGGTCTCGGAGCTCTTCAGTCAGTCAGCAAGACCCGCAGCGACGTCAGTTGCCATTGCCATCAACTGGTCAGCTAATTTCATCGTTAGCATAGCATTCTTACCTCTTCAGGAGGCCATGGGACCCAAAGTATTCATCATCTTCGTCGTCATTCAACTGGTCTTCACTCTGTTCATTTGGAGAAAGGTACCCGAAACGAAGAACAAAACTAGCGAGGAGATTAGCAGCATGTTCAGGCAGAGATCGTATCAGTGA
- the LOC135168537 gene encoding solute carrier family 2, facilitated glucose transporter member 1-like isoform X4 produces the protein MGAGSQGLNGRLLFAIAAAALGSSFQHGYNTGVVNPPQSLIERWIGNVKGNRTGENVTKEQVTAIWSIAVAIFCVGGMIGGSLVGTIADRFGRKGGLLMINILVVITVFLEGFSKMAASYEMLILGRFIIGINSGLNAGLAPMYLAEISPMHLRGAVGTVYQLVITISILVAQILGMNQLLGTEQHWPLLLSLTIVPAIFQCLTLPLCPESPKYLLLCKGKDVDAQRSLTWLRSTNDVYEEMEEMRAEYESIKILPTVGLRDLFVNSTLRIPLVISIMVMLAQQLSGINAVMFFSTKIFKMASLDDSAAQSATMGVGAMNVIMTLVSLVLVEKCGRKTLLLFGFGGMVIDTALLTISITYANVSTAAAYLSIIFVILFVVLFATGPGSIPWFLVSELFSQSARPAATSVAIAINWSANFIVSIAFLPLQEAMGPKVFIIFVVIQLVFTLFIWRKVPETKNKTSEEISSMFRQRSYQ, from the exons ATGGGTGCAGGATCACAg GGTCTTAATGGACGATTGCTGTTCGCCATTGCAGCTGCCGCGCTGGGATCGTCCTTTCAGCACGGTTACAACACTGGGGTTGTAAATCCACCTCAATCG TTGATCGAAAGGTGGATAGGGAATGTGAAGGGCAATCGAACAGGCGAGAACGTCACCAAGGAGCAAGTAACTGCAATATGGTCCATAGCAGTGGCAATCTTCTGCGTGGGTGGCATGATCGGTGGTTCCCTGGTTGGCACGATTGCCGACAGATTTGGGAGAAAAGGTGGTCTCCTCATGATCAACATCCTCGTCGTGATCACAGTATTCCTAGAAGGTTTCTCGAAGATGGCTGCAAGCTACGAGATGTTGATCCTCGGTCGTTTCATCATCGGCATAAATTCCGGCCTCAACGCCGGTCTAGCCCCGATGTACCTAGCTGAGATATCCCCGATGCACCTTCGAGGAGCTGTTGGTACAGTCTATCAACTGGTCATCACGATATCCATTCTGGTTGCTCAGATTCTCGGTATGAATCAGCTACTTGGTACTGAGCAGCACTGGCCACTTCTCCTGTCCCTCACCATCGTCCCAGCTATCTTCCAATGTCTTACTCTTCCCCTCTGCCCGGAGAGCCCGAAGTACCTTTTGCTGTGCAAAGGTAAGGACGTGGATGCACAACGATCGCTGACTTGGTTGCGTTCAACCAACGACGTTTATGAGGAGATGGAGGAGATGAGGGCTGAGTACGAGTCCATAAAGATTCTGCCAACTGTTGGCTTGAGGGATCTCTTCGTTAATTCTACTCTGAGAATTCCACTGGTCATCTCTATCATGGTTATGCTGGCACAGCAGTTGTCCGGCATCAACGCTGTCATGTTCTTCTCAACGAAGATCTTCAAGATGGCTAGCTTGGACGACTCAGCTGCCCAGTCAGCTACTATGGGTGTGGGAGCTATGAATGTCATCATGACCCTAGTGTCTTTGGTTCTGGTGGAGAAGTGTGGAAGAAAAACACTCCTACTGTTTGGATTCGGTGGAATGGTTATCGATACTGCTTTGCTGACTATTTCCATCACTTACGCA AATGTCTCGACTGCCGCTGCTTATTTGTCCATCATCTTCGTCATCCTCTTTGTCGTTCTATTTGCAACGGGTCCTGGCAGCATTCCCTGGTTCTTGGTCTCGGAGCTCTTCAGTCAGTCAGCAAGACCCGCAGCGACGTCAGTTGCCATTGCCATCAACTGGTCAGCTAATTTCATCGTTAGCATAGCATTCTTACCTCTTCAGGAGGCCATGGGACCCAAAGTATTCATCATCTTCGTCGTCATTCAACTGGTCTTCACTCTGTTCATTTGGAGAAAGGTACCCGAAACGAAGAACAAAACTAGCGAGGAGATTAGCAGCATGTTCAGGCAGAGATCGTATCAGTGA
- the LOC135168546 gene encoding GTP-binding protein 10 homolog codes for MVLLTRFLGYAAYQAKKPRRYMRKGFLDSIQLYVRGGTGGMGLPRYGGVGGRGGHVYATATEELTLFDVERKYRNKKIIAPHGEESTFKGLLGVMGEDVEIPVPRGVTIFDRNGAVLGDLDKPDSKVIIARGGVGGCEETGWSGQKGEHRVVTLDLKLIADAALVGFPNAGKSTLLRSVSRAKPKIANYPFTTVRPNLGVVQYPDMREIAVADLPGLIEGAHVNVGMGHKFLKHLERCKILVFVVDIQGFRLSVHRTFRNCLETVILLNKELELYKPDLLNMHSILVINKMDTPDAEKKFKEIEPALYDLQSAFDRVSEEIRPEVPLQFNEILTVSLGLEKQEEIEFVKERIRVNLDKQAEEELKKNEELPGEIDVYEKIKKESRRHLPITI; via the exons atggtgcTTCTGACGCGTTTTTTAGGTTATGCCGCCTACCAGGCAAAA AAGCCCAGGAGATACATGAGGAAGGGCTTCCTAGACTCTATACAGCTCTACGTACGTGGTGGCACTGGGGGGATGGGCCTGCCTCGCTATGGAGGTGTGGGGGGACGTGGTGGACATGTCTATGCCACTGCCACCGAGGAACTGACTTTATTCGATGTCGAGAGGAAGTATAGGAACAAGAAGATCATCGCCCCCCATGGGGAAGAGAGCACATTCAAGGGACTTCTGGGGGTCATGGGAGAGGATGTGGAGATCCCTGTGCCCAGGGGTGTCACCATTTTCGATCGGAATGGTGCTGTTCTAG GAGATCTTGACAAACCAGACTCCAAAGTCATCATAGCTCGTGGAGGGGTTGGAGGCTGTGAGGAGACTGGCTGGAGTGGCCAAAAGGGAGAGCATAGAGTTGTGACTCTGGATTTGAAACTGATTGCTGACGCTGCACTCGTGGGCTTCCCCAACGCTGGCAAGAGCACTCTCTTGCGGTCCGTCTCCAGGGCAAAACCAAAAATTGCTAATTATCCTTTCACAACTGTACGACCGAACCTCGGAGTAGTTCAGTACCCAGATATGCGAGAAATCGCAGTAGCAGATCTTCCAGGACTGATCGAAGGCGCCCACGTCAACGTGGGAATGGGGCATAAATTCCTGAAGCATCTGGAGAGATGCAAGATCCTTGTGTTTGTCGTTGACATTCAGGGATTTCGACTGTCGGTCCACCGAACCTTCCGCAACTGCCTCGAGACAGTTATCCTTCTTAACAAGGAGCTGGAGCTCTACAAGCCCGACCTCCTGAACATGCACTCCATACTGGTGATCAACAAAATGGACACTCCAGATGCCGAGAAGAAATTCAAGGAGATAGAGCCAGCTCTGTACGATCTCCAAAGTGCTTTCGATCGTGTTTCCGAAGAAATTCGTCCAGAAGTGCCACTGCAGTTCAATGAAATTCTCACTGTGTCGTTGGGGTTAGAGAAACAAGAAGAGATCGAGTTCGTTAAGGAGAGGATACGGGTCAATCTCGATAAACAGGCAGAGGAGGAATTGAAGAAGAATGAGGAACTTCCGGGGGAGATTGATgtctatgaaaaaattaaaaaagaatcTAGACGACATTTACCAATAACTATTTGA
- the LOC135168537 gene encoding solute carrier family 2, facilitated glucose transporter member 1-like isoform X1, which produces MTHNPGKNQISFQLVTMDRDDDDFGEGFIAESHPLRPTLGSQLSVPLGRNESRAPSMSSSVSDLDAPIYTRETTVPVPRGGLNGRLLFAIAAAALGSSFQHGYNTGVVNPPQSLIERWIGNVKGNRTGENVTKEQVTAIWSIAVAIFCVGGMIGGSLVGTIADRFGRKGGLLMINILVVITVFLEGFSKMAASYEMLILGRFIIGINSGLNAGLAPMYLAEISPMHLRGAVGTVYQLVITISILVAQILGMNQLLGTEQHWPLLLSLTIVPAIFQCLTLPLCPESPKYLLLCKGKDVDAQRSLTWLRSTNDVYEEMEEMRAEYESIKILPTVGLRDLFVNSTLRIPLVISIMVMLAQQLSGINAVMFFSTKIFKMASLDDSAAQSATMGVGAMNVIMTLVSLVLVEKCGRKTLLLFGFGGMVIDTALLTISITYANVSTAAAYLSIIFVILFVVLFATGPGSIPWFLVSELFSQSARPAATSVAIAINWSANFIVSIAFLPLQEAMGPKVFIIFVVIQLVFTLFIWRKVPETKNKTSEEISSMFRQRSYQ; this is translated from the exons ATGACTCATAACCCGGGAAAGAACCAAA tCAGCTTTCAACTGGTCACAATGGACCGCGATGATGACGACTTCGGCGAGGGCTTCATCGCGGAATCCCATCCCCTGCGACCCACCCTCGGCTCGCAATTGTCAGTACCATTGGGGAGGAACGAATCGCGTGCGCCAAGTATGAGTAGCAGTGTCAGTGACCTTGATGCTCCAATTTATACTCGTGAAACGACTGTCCCCGTACCACGTGgg GGTCTTAATGGACGATTGCTGTTCGCCATTGCAGCTGCCGCGCTGGGATCGTCCTTTCAGCACGGTTACAACACTGGGGTTGTAAATCCACCTCAATCG TTGATCGAAAGGTGGATAGGGAATGTGAAGGGCAATCGAACAGGCGAGAACGTCACCAAGGAGCAAGTAACTGCAATATGGTCCATAGCAGTGGCAATCTTCTGCGTGGGTGGCATGATCGGTGGTTCCCTGGTTGGCACGATTGCCGACAGATTTGGGAGAAAAGGTGGTCTCCTCATGATCAACATCCTCGTCGTGATCACAGTATTCCTAGAAGGTTTCTCGAAGATGGCTGCAAGCTACGAGATGTTGATCCTCGGTCGTTTCATCATCGGCATAAATTCCGGCCTCAACGCCGGTCTAGCCCCGATGTACCTAGCTGAGATATCCCCGATGCACCTTCGAGGAGCTGTTGGTACAGTCTATCAACTGGTCATCACGATATCCATTCTGGTTGCTCAGATTCTCGGTATGAATCAGCTACTTGGTACTGAGCAGCACTGGCCACTTCTCCTGTCCCTCACCATCGTCCCAGCTATCTTCCAATGTCTTACTCTTCCCCTCTGCCCGGAGAGCCCGAAGTACCTTTTGCTGTGCAAAGGTAAGGACGTGGATGCACAACGATCGCTGACTTGGTTGCGTTCAACCAACGACGTTTATGAGGAGATGGAGGAGATGAGGGCTGAGTACGAGTCCATAAAGATTCTGCCAACTGTTGGCTTGAGGGATCTCTTCGTTAATTCTACTCTGAGAATTCCACTGGTCATCTCTATCATGGTTATGCTGGCACAGCAGTTGTCCGGCATCAACGCTGTCATGTTCTTCTCAACGAAGATCTTCAAGATGGCTAGCTTGGACGACTCAGCTGCCCAGTCAGCTACTATGGGTGTGGGAGCTATGAATGTCATCATGACCCTAGTGTCTTTGGTTCTGGTGGAGAAGTGTGGAAGAAAAACACTCCTACTGTTTGGATTCGGTGGAATGGTTATCGATACTGCTTTGCTGACTATTTCCATCACTTACGCA AATGTCTCGACTGCCGCTGCTTATTTGTCCATCATCTTCGTCATCCTCTTTGTCGTTCTATTTGCAACGGGTCCTGGCAGCATTCCCTGGTTCTTGGTCTCGGAGCTCTTCAGTCAGTCAGCAAGACCCGCAGCGACGTCAGTTGCCATTGCCATCAACTGGTCAGCTAATTTCATCGTTAGCATAGCATTCTTACCTCTTCAGGAGGCCATGGGACCCAAAGTATTCATCATCTTCGTCGTCATTCAACTGGTCTTCACTCTGTTCATTTGGAGAAAGGTACCCGAAACGAAGAACAAAACTAGCGAGGAGATTAGCAGCATGTTCAGGCAGAGATCGTATCAGTGA
- the LOC135168544 gene encoding tRNA N6-adenosine threonylcarbamoyltransferase, mitochondrial, with protein sequence MSGLSMIRKFRLFRGNSLSNFFQRGRSRKFGGGKGVKVLGIETSCDDTGVAIVDDSGRILGEALHSQQSTHLQYGGIIPPVARDLHRKNITDVCEKALRQANLRVRDVDAIAVTVKPGLALSLMIGRNFGQYLSKIGNKPFIPVHHMEAHALTARMSEQVDFPFLVLLISGGHCLLALVKDVADFYLLGTSVDDAPGEALDKIARRLKIRNIPDYADINGGAAIELAASRATNPFQFEFPVLMSHYRDCNFSFAGLKNSAASTIQKLERDYDIVGDRIIPDLENFCASVQLCIAKHIGHRTKRAMMFLDRRELLPQDKKTLVVSGGVACNNFIAKSLEIICNEMEYRFVRPPRKLCMDNGTMIAWNGIERWNANVGVLRDAVEIEQVEFQCRAALGTDWTNLVREESIPCKTVKSRELYPR encoded by the exons ATGTCGGGCCTATCGATGATCAGGAAATTTCGTTTGTTCCGGGGGAATAgtttatccaattttttccaacgGGGAAGAAGCAGGAAATTCGGGGGAGGAAAGGGAGTGAAGGTCTTGGGGATCGAGACGAGCTGTGATGACACTGGAGTTGCTATTGTTGATGACAGTGGAAGGATTCTGGGAGAGGCATTGCACTCTCAACAATCGACACATTTGCA ATATGGAGGTATCATACCACCGGTGGCACGTGACCTCCACCGAAAAAACATCACTGACGTTTGTGAGAAAGCCCTGAGACAAGCGAACTTGAGGGTTCGAGATGTCGATGCTATCGCGGTGACTGTCAAGCCTGGTTTGGCCTTGTCCTTGATGATTGGACGAAACTTTGGGCAGTACCTTTCGAAGATAGGGAATAAACCTTTCATCCCTGTTCACCACATGGAGGCACATGCCCTGACTGCTAGGATGTCTGAACAG GTAGACTTCCCGTTTTTGGTGCTTCTGATCTCCGGTGGACACTGCTTGCTAGCTCTTGTCAAAGATGTAGCCGATTTTTACCTTTTGGGGACTAGTGTGGATGATGCTCCTGGTGAAGCTCTGGACAAG ATCGCCAGAAGATTGAAAATAAGGAATATCCCTGATTACGCCGACATAAACGGTGGAGCTGCGATAGAACTGGCGGCGAGCAGAGCCACGAACCCTTTTCAGTTCGAGTTTCCAGTGCTAATGTCTCACTACCGAGACTGTAACTTCAGCTTCGCTGGGCTGAAGAATTCTGCAGCTTCTACGATACAGAAACTGGAGAGGGATTATGATATTGTCGGCGACAGAATCATTCCGGATCTGGAGAATTTTTGCGCTTCAGTCCAGTTGTGCATCGCCAAACACATTGGACATAGGACCAAGAGAGCTATGATGTTCTTGGATAGGAGAGAATTGCTTCCCCAGGACAAAAAAACTTTG GTTGTCTCAGGGGGTGTCGCCTGCAACAATTTCATAGCAAAAAGTCTCGAAATAATCTGCAATGAGATGGAATATCGCTTCGTGCGTCCTCCACGAAAATTGTGTATGGACAATGGGACTATGATCGCCTGGAATGGAATTGAACGGTGGAATGCTAATGTGGGTGTTCTCAGGGACGCTGTTGAAATAGAACAAGTTGAGTTCCAGTGCAGGGCAGCTCTGGGCACAGACTGGACGAACCTTGTTCGAGAGGAAAGTATTCCCTGCAAAACGGTCAAGTCCAGGGAATTATACCctcgatga
- the LOC135168537 gene encoding solute carrier family 2, facilitated glucose transporter member 1-like isoform X3, with translation MPYIKRRGLNGRLLFAIAAAALGSSFQHGYNTGVVNPPQSLIERWIGNVKGNRTGENVTKEQVTAIWSIAVAIFCVGGMIGGSLVGTIADRFGRKGGLLMINILVVITVFLEGFSKMAASYEMLILGRFIIGINSGLNAGLAPMYLAEISPMHLRGAVGTVYQLVITISILVAQILGMNQLLGTEQHWPLLLSLTIVPAIFQCLTLPLCPESPKYLLLCKGKDVDAQRSLTWLRSTNDVYEEMEEMRAEYESIKILPTVGLRDLFVNSTLRIPLVISIMVMLAQQLSGINAVMFFSTKIFKMASLDDSAAQSATMGVGAMNVIMTLVSLVLVEKCGRKTLLLFGFGGMVIDTALLTISITYANVSTAAAYLSIIFVILFVVLFATGPGSIPWFLVSELFSQSARPAATSVAIAINWSANFIVSIAFLPLQEAMGPKVFIIFVVIQLVFTLFIWRKVPETKNKTSEEISSMFRQRSYQ, from the exons ATGCCTTATATCAAACGTAGG GGTCTTAATGGACGATTGCTGTTCGCCATTGCAGCTGCCGCGCTGGGATCGTCCTTTCAGCACGGTTACAACACTGGGGTTGTAAATCCACCTCAATCG TTGATCGAAAGGTGGATAGGGAATGTGAAGGGCAATCGAACAGGCGAGAACGTCACCAAGGAGCAAGTAACTGCAATATGGTCCATAGCAGTGGCAATCTTCTGCGTGGGTGGCATGATCGGTGGTTCCCTGGTTGGCACGATTGCCGACAGATTTGGGAGAAAAGGTGGTCTCCTCATGATCAACATCCTCGTCGTGATCACAGTATTCCTAGAAGGTTTCTCGAAGATGGCTGCAAGCTACGAGATGTTGATCCTCGGTCGTTTCATCATCGGCATAAATTCCGGCCTCAACGCCGGTCTAGCCCCGATGTACCTAGCTGAGATATCCCCGATGCACCTTCGAGGAGCTGTTGGTACAGTCTATCAACTGGTCATCACGATATCCATTCTGGTTGCTCAGATTCTCGGTATGAATCAGCTACTTGGTACTGAGCAGCACTGGCCACTTCTCCTGTCCCTCACCATCGTCCCAGCTATCTTCCAATGTCTTACTCTTCCCCTCTGCCCGGAGAGCCCGAAGTACCTTTTGCTGTGCAAAGGTAAGGACGTGGATGCACAACGATCGCTGACTTGGTTGCGTTCAACCAACGACGTTTATGAGGAGATGGAGGAGATGAGGGCTGAGTACGAGTCCATAAAGATTCTGCCAACTGTTGGCTTGAGGGATCTCTTCGTTAATTCTACTCTGAGAATTCCACTGGTCATCTCTATCATGGTTATGCTGGCACAGCAGTTGTCCGGCATCAACGCTGTCATGTTCTTCTCAACGAAGATCTTCAAGATGGCTAGCTTGGACGACTCAGCTGCCCAGTCAGCTACTATGGGTGTGGGAGCTATGAATGTCATCATGACCCTAGTGTCTTTGGTTCTGGTGGAGAAGTGTGGAAGAAAAACACTCCTACTGTTTGGATTCGGTGGAATGGTTATCGATACTGCTTTGCTGACTATTTCCATCACTTACGCA AATGTCTCGACTGCCGCTGCTTATTTGTCCATCATCTTCGTCATCCTCTTTGTCGTTCTATTTGCAACGGGTCCTGGCAGCATTCCCTGGTTCTTGGTCTCGGAGCTCTTCAGTCAGTCAGCAAGACCCGCAGCGACGTCAGTTGCCATTGCCATCAACTGGTCAGCTAATTTCATCGTTAGCATAGCATTCTTACCTCTTCAGGAGGCCATGGGACCCAAAGTATTCATCATCTTCGTCGTCATTCAACTGGTCTTCACTCTGTTCATTTGGAGAAAGGTACCCGAAACGAAGAACAAAACTAGCGAGGAGATTAGCAGCATGTTCAGGCAGAGATCGTATCAGTGA
- the LOC135168537 gene encoding solute carrier family 2, facilitated glucose transporter member 1-like isoform X5 encodes MFSKIKGLNGRLLFAIAAAALGSSFQHGYNTGVVNPPQSLIERWIGNVKGNRTGENVTKEQVTAIWSIAVAIFCVGGMIGGSLVGTIADRFGRKGGLLMINILVVITVFLEGFSKMAASYEMLILGRFIIGINSGLNAGLAPMYLAEISPMHLRGAVGTVYQLVITISILVAQILGMNQLLGTEQHWPLLLSLTIVPAIFQCLTLPLCPESPKYLLLCKGKDVDAQRSLTWLRSTNDVYEEMEEMRAEYESIKILPTVGLRDLFVNSTLRIPLVISIMVMLAQQLSGINAVMFFSTKIFKMASLDDSAAQSATMGVGAMNVIMTLVSLVLVEKCGRKTLLLFGFGGMVIDTALLTISITYANVSTAAAYLSIIFVILFVVLFATGPGSIPWFLVSELFSQSARPAATSVAIAINWSANFIVSIAFLPLQEAMGPKVFIIFVVIQLVFTLFIWRKVPETKNKTSEEISSMFRQRSYQ; translated from the exons ATGTTCAGCAAGATCAAG GGTCTTAATGGACGATTGCTGTTCGCCATTGCAGCTGCCGCGCTGGGATCGTCCTTTCAGCACGGTTACAACACTGGGGTTGTAAATCCACCTCAATCG TTGATCGAAAGGTGGATAGGGAATGTGAAGGGCAATCGAACAGGCGAGAACGTCACCAAGGAGCAAGTAACTGCAATATGGTCCATAGCAGTGGCAATCTTCTGCGTGGGTGGCATGATCGGTGGTTCCCTGGTTGGCACGATTGCCGACAGATTTGGGAGAAAAGGTGGTCTCCTCATGATCAACATCCTCGTCGTGATCACAGTATTCCTAGAAGGTTTCTCGAAGATGGCTGCAAGCTACGAGATGTTGATCCTCGGTCGTTTCATCATCGGCATAAATTCCGGCCTCAACGCCGGTCTAGCCCCGATGTACCTAGCTGAGATATCCCCGATGCACCTTCGAGGAGCTGTTGGTACAGTCTATCAACTGGTCATCACGATATCCATTCTGGTTGCTCAGATTCTCGGTATGAATCAGCTACTTGGTACTGAGCAGCACTGGCCACTTCTCCTGTCCCTCACCATCGTCCCAGCTATCTTCCAATGTCTTACTCTTCCCCTCTGCCCGGAGAGCCCGAAGTACCTTTTGCTGTGCAAAGGTAAGGACGTGGATGCACAACGATCGCTGACTTGGTTGCGTTCAACCAACGACGTTTATGAGGAGATGGAGGAGATGAGGGCTGAGTACGAGTCCATAAAGATTCTGCCAACTGTTGGCTTGAGGGATCTCTTCGTTAATTCTACTCTGAGAATTCCACTGGTCATCTCTATCATGGTTATGCTGGCACAGCAGTTGTCCGGCATCAACGCTGTCATGTTCTTCTCAACGAAGATCTTCAAGATGGCTAGCTTGGACGACTCAGCTGCCCAGTCAGCTACTATGGGTGTGGGAGCTATGAATGTCATCATGACCCTAGTGTCTTTGGTTCTGGTGGAGAAGTGTGGAAGAAAAACACTCCTACTGTTTGGATTCGGTGGAATGGTTATCGATACTGCTTTGCTGACTATTTCCATCACTTACGCA AATGTCTCGACTGCCGCTGCTTATTTGTCCATCATCTTCGTCATCCTCTTTGTCGTTCTATTTGCAACGGGTCCTGGCAGCATTCCCTGGTTCTTGGTCTCGGAGCTCTTCAGTCAGTCAGCAAGACCCGCAGCGACGTCAGTTGCCATTGCCATCAACTGGTCAGCTAATTTCATCGTTAGCATAGCATTCTTACCTCTTCAGGAGGCCATGGGACCCAAAGTATTCATCATCTTCGTCGTCATTCAACTGGTCTTCACTCTGTTCATTTGGAGAAAGGTACCCGAAACGAAGAACAAAACTAGCGAGGAGATTAGCAGCATGTTCAGGCAGAGATCGTATCAGTGA